ACGACATATGTGTTTACCAAGCCTTTATCAGCTCTTACCTTTCATCGTTTGTGATCCAAGATCAGAATGGAGAGTCTTCCTTTGCAAAGCTTGCAGGGGAGAATCGAAGAGAAAGAAGTAAGAACCCAAAATTTTATGAAGCCCAAAAAATTAGAAGAACAGAGGAACAAGTCCAATGAAAAGCCCACgtataaataaatgattaatatGCAAAGCCCATAAATGAATTATTATATGAGTATTTGTGTTTAGCTAAACATAAGAATATTTCTTGTTTTGAAAGTTACAAcaagatagatagatagataatTCGATGGATTAAGTATAAACATACACGTTTCGCTATGTAAATGATGAGAGAATGGAAtccaaatattgattttttctcATGTTCGtacttttcaattttaaaatatcatatattagtatcatatttttaatgttttgcaTCGATTTTCATCTGAAAAATTATATGTGGACTCAAAAAGaacaaacatatttttttttgtggatGAGAGAATGTAAATACATGAAAAAGATTAAATACACATTTAAGTTTTGACATAAGTTTTAAAGCAATTGAATAATTATCAAGAAATGAGACCGAAGGCTTGGTCCAATGGTCTCACGAAAATTCCTCATATATTGTGATTCAAGTTCGATTATTTCTCAAGTCCCTAGATTAAGATTAAGattaagatataaaaaaaattatcaagaaATGAAAATTGTTTAATACGTCTTGGAAGCTGTGTAACCCAAAAGCTGCATTCCTCCAGTTGTCCTCTTAGAATAACATTTTCTCTGAAAGTCAACTTGTATTTTGACCACCTTTCAAATATGACATCTAATTGCCTCCCCAAATCTTTacatataaaatgttttattattgaataaataacTTTTTAACTTTTCGTCTATGCTATTGCAAAGCTAGTACATAAATAGGTGGCTCAAACCATCTGGACTTCTATAAACTTTAATACAATATGTACTGAATATTAACGATTATGAGTTTCATCATCatcaataagaaaaaaaaagtaagtATCAATTGATATGTTATTATAGATCTATATCTGTAAAACGAATCAATTCACTTCATTTTTTAAATgaggaataattttttttacatacaaaataatatgttttcatgttttgaatttgataagagatttgttttataaaattaactcTGAAaacaatatcataaatttaaaccaaatatctcatataaaaaaaaaaaagggtggGTAAGCATGTGGGATGGAGAGTGGAGTTTTGTTCGTATTCTAAATCTCTTTGTCGTAACCTCAATCCAAACCGAGTCACGGGgcacacaattttttatttttggtttaaaTTTGTACCAAGGACTGTCTCcccatatttaatatataaataattttctataaatCTTGTACGATTTTTCCCATTGATTCAGATCTcaagtttataatttaatattatttgtccAATTAAGGTCTATAATTAATGAATGTGTtactaattataatttaattaatttattattatttttatattctaATCTAGGAGATGAAGAAGAGTcgaacttgagtcaataaatagAAAATTTCGATGAGATCGTTGGAAGCCCTCGGTGTCTTTGGTTATTTGACTGATCTcgtttcaagaaaaaaaaagggcGAATGCGAATCTATGACATTTTTTGAACcatgtttataatttattttatattacttttttatggtTAGTGAAAGGTCAAATCttggaattatttaaaatttccaTAGGATTCTCTTCTTTTAAGACCAAAAATATAACTAACTATTGTGAAATCAATGCCACACATATAATAATCATTATTATTGTGAAAAGAAATGTATGCCAAAAGTGGTCCTGTAAACCAGCCAAAGTTGAGTTAATCTTATTCATATTAACGTGAAATTTTATCACTAATTATATGTAATCATTCAGTTTCATGATTTGTATAAAATTGAATTATAAAACTGAATTGTAAGTAATTATTCAAAACATCATTTATTACTTATATCTATACAAACATGTATATTAATATACTTTTTCGTTCGACATTGGATAAAGGCTAATGTAAAAGTCTACAAACATACTCTAGTCAAATAACAACACTTAAAAAATACTGTGTAACATATTCGTTcgataaaatattagaaatgttgtgaaaaagtaaaaatttacggtaaaaaagtaaaaatctcaaactctcaaaattatcacactacacactttataatatttttctctcaactcaattgtgattttcttcacaaatgagagatctatttatagaaaatttttacaaataatccaaaaataaaatacatcattacctacatcatcacacactaattttcaatattcaacacctaattttacctaattttcaacattcaacattcacattttcaacacaaatatttaacatatttttaaataatttttcaacactcccccttgtgatgatgatcataatgattgtatacattacgtgtttttatactgcctcgttaaaaaccttactaggaaaaacccattgggataaaaaccatagtaagggaaaaagagtgcagtcacgtaaactccccctcatgttgacacgaacaattcttcacaaatttcgtagattgcgcatcccaatattatatatgtgctttctgaatattgtcgtaggaagtgcctttgtgaagagatctgatgagttttcacttgattgaatgtgacgaacatcaatacatttattcttctcaagctccttggtgaatgcgaagaacttaggaggaatatgtttagttctgtcgctttttatgtatccttctttcatttgagcaacacatgcagcattatcttcatatagtatcacaggcttctcgtcgaatgataatccgcatgagatttggatatgttgagtcattgattttaaccacacacattcacggcttgcttcatgtagtgcaataatctcggcatgatttgatgaNcaaataatccaaaaataaaatacatcattacctacatcatcacacactaattttcaacattcaacacctaattttacctaattttcaacattcaacattcacattttcaacacaaatatttaacatatttttaaataatttttcaacaagaaaGAGATAATCAAATCCATGATAATTGATTAAAGATCGCTTATTTTACCGAACATCCATCAACGCTGAACATagatttgaaaaataaacaaaaccaaTTAAATACAGTAAATGAATATGATCCGTTCGATGAAATTTGTGAATAAATGTGCATGTCGTCATTGACTTTTGTTTTCCCTATCAATTTTGACAAGATCCCCTCTCAAAGGTTAAGGTTAACAATATACATTTGTTTGTCGTTATCTTTCCATTCCATCTTCAAGCCAGAAAACACACTCCACTCCACTCCACTCCACTCCGTAGTTTCtgttcatgcataaaatatttttgttagtCCGGTAACTTATCAGTATCGGAGCTTCAATGGCGTCAAACTGCAAAATCTTTCTGTATTTTTTGTGTATCTTCTCATCTTTTCTTGCGAGCTCTGCATTTTCTGAAGCACAAGGGTTGCTTCAGTTTAAGAACTCCATCAACGATCCTTTGGATGCTCTCTCTGATTGGTCAAACTCCACAGCCATTCACCATTGTAACTGGACTGGAGTTTCTTGCACAAATGCGGTTCCTTTTTCGGTTACTTCTCTTACCCTCCAAAGCTTGAATCTTTCTGGGGAAATCTCGGTTTCTATTTGTGAACTTGAAAATCTTGCTCACCTTAATCTTGCTGATAATTTGTTTAACCTGCCGATTCCCCTTCATCTCTCTGAATGTGTCTCTTTGGAGACTCTGAATCTCAGTACCAATCTCATCTGGGGTACCATCCAAGAACAAATCTCTCAGTTTAAGTCATTAAAAGTGTTCGATTTTAGCAGTAATCATATTGAGGGAAACATCCCAGAAAGCATTGGCTCATTGCAGCAGCTTAAAGTTTTCAACCTGGGCAGCAACTTTCTTTCAGGTAGTGACCCTATGGTTTTCGGAAATTTTACAGAGCTTGAGGTTCTTGATCTGTCTCAAAATCCATATTTGATTACTGAGTTGCCTGTGGATATTGGTAAACTCAGTAAACTCGAGAAACTTTTGCTGCAAAACTCTGGTTTCCATGGAGAAATACCTGATTTCTTCCAGGGTTTGAAGAGTTTGAAACTATTAGACCTTTCTCAGAATAATCTCACTGGAAAAATCCCTCGAGTTGGGTCTTTTTTCCTTCCAGATTTGGTTTCTTTTGATGTTTCACAAAACAAGCTGTTTGGGTCATTTCCCAAGGGGATTTGTCAGGCTGAAGGGCTAGTAAGCCTGAGTTTACATACAAATCTCTTGAATGGGTCAATACAACATGAGTCTATCAACGAGTGTATGAATCTTGAGAGGTTTGAGGTTCAGAACAATAGGTTTAGTGGTGATTTTCCATCTTGGCTATGGTCCTTGCCTAAGATTAAGCTCATCAGAGCAGAAAATAACAGATTTACTGGAGAAATACCTGACTCCATATCAGAATCTGCACAATTAGAACAGGTTCAGATTGATAACAATAGTTTCAATAGTAAATTTCCTCCAGGACTTGGCAAAGTTAGAAGCTTGTACAGATTCTCTGCTTCGTTGAATGGCTTATATGGTGAGCTTCCTCCGAATTTCTGTGATTCGCCAGTAATGAGTATCATTAATCTCTCTCACAATTACCTTTCAGGTAGGATTCCTGAGGTGAGGAATTGTAAAAAACTAGTGTCGTTGTCTCTTGCAGATAACGGTTTTATTGGTGAAATTCCAGAATCTTTGTCTGAATTGCCCGTGCTAACATACCTTGATCTCTCCTGTAACAATCTCACTGGTTCGATTCCACAGGATCTAGAAAATTTAAAGCTGGCCCTTTTCAATGTTTCATTCAATCAGCTCTCTGGTAGAGTTCCATCATCGTTGATTTCCGGCCTTCCTGCTTCATTCTTGCAAGGAAATCCTGGATTATGTGGTCCAGGGTTGCCTAGTTCTTGTTCCGATGACAAAGGAATGAGCAAAATATTTGGCCTTACTAAATTGACCGTTGCCATAATTTCTATTGGACTAGCTTTTGCATTAGTGATATTTGGCCTGGGATTTTACCTCGTGTATCGCTCTTATATGCCAAAGTTCGAATCATGTTCTTGGAGATCCGTGTTCTTTTATCCTCTAAGAGTTACTGAGCTCGATTTGATCATGTTGATGGATGAAAAGGCAGCTAGCGGAAAAACTGGTGgaatttttggaagagtttatgCTGTTACTTTACCTAGTGGTGAACTTATTGCTGTTAAAAAGATACTAAAATTTTCGATCCACTCTTGGAAATCCCTAAAATCCGAGATGAAGACTTTGGCAAAGATAAGACACAAAAACATAGTAAAAATCTTGGGATTTTGCCAGTCTGATGATTCCATTCTCTTGATATACGAGTATCTACCAAAAGGAAGCCTTGGAGACCTCATTGGCAAACCAGACTTCAACATTCCATGGAGCGTTCGATTGAAAATTGCTATCGGAATCGCACAAGGATTAGCCTATCTTCACCAAGATTATGTCCCACATTTACTTCATAAAAACTTGAAGTCAAAAAACATCCTTTTGGACAACGATTTTGAACCTAAACTCACCGGCTTCTCTTTAGATCGAATTGTTGGAGAAAATGTATTTCACTCGACATTATCGTCGGAATCTGCAAATTCTTGCTATTTAGCACCAGGTACAAGAGTAACTTCAACATCATAATAACATACCAGCCTCTATTCTTAttattgaaatctttgacttgTTCGTCTTTCAGAATACGGATACACCAAGAAAGCCACAGAACAGGGCGATACATACAGCTTTGGCGTCATTTTATTAGAACTCTTGACAGGGAGGCAAGCTGAACTAAAAGAATCGACAGAACCTTTTCTTGATGTTGTAAAATGGGTGAGGAGAAAGATTAACATTACAAATGGAGCTTTAAAGGCTCTCGACTCTAAGATAACGAGCAACTCTTCCCAACAACAAATGAtgggagctctagaaatagccTTAAGTTGCACTTCTGTTGTGCCTGAAAAGAGGCCATCAACATGGGAAATTGTTAAAAGACTTCAATGTCTCGACTCAAGAACTACTTTAAGTGTCCAAGATATCGATATTTCTGGCTGTATTGAATCTGAAAGTTCAGTTCCTGTTTGAATTTTCAAGTGAAGAACATTGTTTCTGATTGTAAACTCGATTTATTGTTGAGTGCTGTCTCGCTTTGGGAATCAATTGTCCAGTTCATTCTTGTTCACATCATTTTTTATGTTGCATTGTGcatgaattgtgaatttttctATCTTTATCTCAAATGTTGTGCATCGATCCACAGAAGACATGAAAACACAGCAGCAATTTTTGTGCTCCAGCTATCAGACATGGGTTAAAGGAAAGAGT
This sequence is a window from Primulina huaijiensis isolate GDHJ02 chromosome 13, ASM1229523v2, whole genome shotgun sequence. Protein-coding genes within it:
- the LOC140990919 gene encoding probably inactive leucine-rich repeat receptor-like protein kinase At5g06940, coding for MASNCKIFLYFLCIFSSFLASSAFSEAQGLLQFKNSINDPLDALSDWSNSTAIHHCNWTGVSCTNAVPFSVTSLTLQSLNLSGEISVSICELENLAHLNLADNLFNLPIPLHLSECVSLETLNLSTNLIWGTIQEQISQFKSLKVFDFSSNHIEGNIPESIGSLQQLKVFNLGSNFLSGSDPMVFGNFTELEVLDLSQNPYLITELPVDIGKLSKLEKLLLQNSGFHGEIPDFFQGLKSLKLLDLSQNNLTGKIPRVGSFFLPDLVSFDVSQNKLFGSFPKGICQAEGLVSLSLHTNLLNGSIQHESINECMNLERFEVQNNRFSGDFPSWLWSLPKIKLIRAENNRFTGEIPDSISESAQLEQVQIDNNSFNSKFPPGLGKVRSLYRFSASLNGLYGELPPNFCDSPVMSIINLSHNYLSGRIPEVRNCKKLVSLSLADNGFIGEIPESLSELPVLTYLDLSCNNLTGSIPQDLENLKLALFNVSFNQLSGRVPSSLISGLPASFLQGNPGLCGPGLPSSCSDDKGMSKIFGLTKLTVAIISIGLAFALVIFGLGFYLVYRSYMPKFESCSWRSVFFYPLRVTELDLIMLMDEKAASGKTGGIFGRVYAVTLPSGELIAVKKILKFSIHSWKSLKSEMKTLAKIRHKNIVKILGFCQSDDSILLIYEYLPKGSLGDLIGKPDFNIPWSVRLKIAIGIAQGLAYLHQDYVPHLLHKNLKSKNILLDNDFEPKLTGFSLDRIVGENVFHSTLSSESANSCYLAPEYGYTKKATEQGDTYSFGVILLELLTGRQAELKESTEPFLDVVKWVRRKINITNGALKALDSKITSNSSQQQMMGALEIALSCTSVVPEKRPSTWEIVKRLQCLDSRTTLSVQDIDISGCIESESSVPV